From Verrucomicrobia bacterium S94, the proteins below share one genomic window:
- a CDS encoding LacI family transcriptional regulator codes for MAVSQKQIAERVGVSIALVSRVLSGKAREVGIAAATIEKVMRAAEEMGYVPSAAALTLKGKGSRTIGVVVYDFRDPFFGPIIEKLQDCAHEQDYSLVIAGFKGRHPDPSDLAPLHKHAIDGLIVLGSSERSEWLNAFSGMPVVRIGHRSGEEPGTCISVDEEDAARQLLEHLIFRGWTRGFFIGANLYGHFVRFQAFEKVAAELDFSLKRHIWTMDGFEAGEQSVKSLGDDTAALICANDPVAMGALRALYDSGRRMPVTGFDDIPAAAQFIPPLTTYHQPISEMVRQAFNAVVKKSEPQRKFIKGNLIVRSSS; via the coding sequence ATGGCGGTGAGTCAGAAACAGATTGCTGAACGGGTTGGAGTATCGATTGCGCTGGTTTCGCGCGTGTTGTCGGGAAAGGCCCGCGAAGTCGGAATTGCAGCTGCAACCATTGAAAAAGTGATGCGGGCGGCGGAGGAGATGGGCTATGTGCCGAGTGCTGCGGCGTTGACGTTGAAGGGGAAGGGGTCGCGTACGATTGGTGTGGTGGTTTATGATTTCCGGGATCCTTTTTTCGGACCGATTATTGAAAAACTGCAGGATTGCGCACATGAGCAGGATTATTCTTTGGTAATTGCGGGGTTCAAAGGGCGTCATCCGGATCCCTCGGATTTGGCTCCGCTTCACAAGCATGCGATTGACGGCCTTATTGTGCTGGGTTCGTCGGAGCGGTCGGAATGGTTGAATGCATTTAGTGGAATGCCGGTTGTCCGGATTGGTCATCGTTCGGGGGAGGAGCCGGGCACATGTATTTCGGTGGATGAAGAGGATGCGGCGCGTCAGCTGCTGGAGCATCTGATTTTCAGAGGGTGGACGCGCGGGTTTTTTATCGGGGCTAATCTGTATGGTCATTTCGTGCGGTTTCAGGCGTTTGAAAAAGTGGCAGCGGAGCTGGACTTTTCTCTGAAACGTCATATTTGGACGATGGATGGGTTTGAGGCGGGTGAGCAGTCGGTGAAATCGCTGGGAGACGATACGGCGGCACTGATCTGTGCGAATGATCCGGTGGCGATGGGGGCGTTGCGAGCACTGTATGATTCGGGCCGGAGGATGCCGGTGACCGGGTTCGATGATATTCCTGCGGCGGCTCAGTTTATTCCGCCGCTCACAACGTATCATCAGCCGATCAGCGAGATGGTCCGGCAGGCTTTCAATGCGGTGGTGAAGAAGAGTGAACCTCAGCGTAAATTCATTAAAGGCAATCTGATTGTACGGAGTTCATCATGA